The DNA window CGACGGCACCAGCTCGCTGTCGCGGACCACGGCCACCAGTGCGGTGCCGGGGGTCACCAGGCCGAGTGTGCGGTCGTAGAAGCCGGCCCCCCGGCCGAGGCGCACCCCGCGCCGATCGACCGCCAGCGCCGGCACGAAGACCACGGCGGCGCTGCCGACCTCGGCGAACGACAGGGCCCGACCGCTCGGTTCGCGCAGTCCGTAGCTCGCCGTGACCAGATTCTCGGACCCGGTGAATTCGGCCCACTCGAGGGGGCCGGGCTCTCCCGTGACGGGCACCAGGACGCGGCGGCCGGCGCGGCGCAGTGCGTCGAGCATCGCGAGCGAACCCGGTTCGGAGCCGACGGGCACGTACGCGCAGACGGTTCTGCCGTCGCGGTGGGCGGCCAGGGCGTCGGCAGCCGGTGTGACGGAAGAGACCAAGGCAGCGGCCTCGGCGGCTCTGGTCTCGGGGTCCAGGCCGCGGCGTTCGCTCAATACGTGTGTCCGCCATTCCGGCTTGGAGAGCGCTTTCATGATCGCCACCTTAGGATCGCTCCGACCGACCGCGGGGGTCGGTGGATAGGGTGGTGAGTTATGACAGATGCCGTCACCAATGACAACAGGTGCTTTCGGACGGCGGTCGTTCCGGCTGCAGGGATGGGAACACGGTTCCTACCTGCGACGAAGACCGTCCCGAAGGAGTTACTCCCGGTGGTCGACACCCCGGGCATCGAGTTGGTGGCGGGAGAGGCGGCCGACTCCGGAGCCAACCGTCTCGTCATCGTGACCTCGCCGGGCAAGGACGGTGTCGTCGCTCACTTCGTCGAGGATCTCGTCCTCGAGAGCAAGCTCGAAGCCAGCGGCAAGTACCACCTTCTGGAGAAGGTGCGGAAGGCGCCGGGACTGCTCGAGGTCGACTCGGTCATCCAGGAGGAGCCGCTCGGCCTCGGTCACGCGGTCGGCTGCGCCGAGGCCGTGCTCGACGATGACGAGGACGCCATCGCGGTGCTCCTGCCGGACGATCTCGTCATGCCGCGCGGGGTGCTCGAGACCATGGCGCGCGTCCGCGCCAAGCGGGGCGGCACCGTGCTGTGCGCCATCGACGTTCCCAAGGAGCAGGTCAGCGCGTACGGCGTGTTCGAGGTCGAGACCGTGCCGGACGCCACCAACCCGGATGTCCTCAAGGTCACCGGCATGGTCGAGAAGCCCGCGATGGAGGACGCACCGTCCACGTTCGCGGCGGCCGGGCGCTACCTGCTCGACCGGGCGATCTTCGACGCGCTGCGCCGGATCACCCCGGGGGCGGGCGGGGAGCTGCAGCTCACCGACGCCATCGCACTGCTCATCTCCGAGGGCCACCCGGTCCACGTCGTCGTCCATCGCGGAACTCGACACGATCTGGGAAATCCCGGCGGCTACCTGCGTGCTGCGGTTGACTTTGCGTTGGACAGCGAGGAGTACGGCCCGTCGCTGCGCGAATGGCTGACCGACCGTCTGCAACAGCCGTCCGCCGAATAGCGTTTCGTAGAAGTACAGGGTCGGGAGGACGAGGAACCACATGCGCTCGGTTGAGGAGCAGCAGTCGCGAGTGACTGCTGCCGCGGTGGCCCCCCGGCCCGTCCGGGTAGCAATCTCCGAGGCACAGGGGCTGCTGTGCGCCGAGGAAGTGGTGACCGAACGGCCACTGCCCGGGTTCGACCAGGCCGCGATCGACGGCTACGCGGTACGCAGCGTCGACGTCCTCGCCGCGGGCACCGACATCCGCGGCGAGGACGGCGAACCGACCGAGCTGACCCTGCCCGTCGTCGGTGAGGTGACCGCGGGGTCGCGCCAGCCGATCCGCCTGCAACCCCGGCAGGCGGTGCGTGTCGACACCGGCGCCCCCCTGCCGACGCTGGCGGACGCGGTCCTTCCCATGGATCGCACGGACGGCGGTCATGCCCGGGTCAAGGTCTACAAGCCGGTCCGCTCCGGCGACTACGTGCGCCGCGCGGGCGACGACGTCCAGCCCGGCGACGTCGCGGTGCGCGCCGGCACGATCATCGGCGCCGCCCAGGTGGGGCTGCTCGCCGCCGTGGGCCGGGACAAGGTGCTGGTGCACCCGCGTCCGCGGCTGTCGGTGATCTCCGTGGGCGGCGAATTGGTCGACATCGACCGCACTCCCGGCCCGGGCCAGGTGTACGACGTCAACTCGTACGCGCTGGCGGCCGCGGCCCGCGACGCGGGCGCCGACGTCAATCGGGTCGGCATCGCGACGATGGATCCGCGCCGGTTGCGGGAGGTCGTCGAGGGGCAGCTCATCCGTTCCGAGATCGTCGTCATCGCGGGCGCGGTCGGCGGCGGCGCCTCCGACGAGGTCCGCGAGGCCCTCGCCGATCTCGGTGATCTCGAGGTCGAGCGCGTGGCCATGCATCCCGGCTCGGTGCAGGGCTTCGGCCAGCTCGGGCGCGACGAGGTCCCGACGTTCCTGCTGCCCTCGAACCCGGTCAGTGCCCTCGTGGTGTTCGAGGTGATGGTGCGTCCGCTCATCCGCATCGCGTTGGGCCGGCGTCAGCCGATGCGCCGGATCGTCACCGCCCGGACGGTCGCGCCCATCACGTCGATCGCCAATCGCAAGGGATTCCTGCGCGGCCAGCTGATGCGCGACGAGACGACGGGGGAGTACCTGGTGCAGGCACTCGGCGGTGCGCCGGGCGCGTCGTCGCACCTGCTCGCCACCCTGGCGGAGGCCAACTGCCTCGTGCTCGTGGACCCGGAGGTCACCGAGATCCGCTCCGGTGAAGAGGTGGAAGTCGCCTTCCTTGCGCAGCGGGGCTGAGCGGCGGGTGGCCGTGCATCCGGGGTGGCCCGCACGGCTCGGACCGTTGCGTGTCGCTGCCGGCCGGGTCACGTTACGCCCCATCCGGTTACGCGATGCTGCCGTGTGGAGCCGGATGCGGATCGACAATCGCGCGGAGCTCGAACCGTGGGAACCGACGGGGCAGGCGCCCTGGGCGGACCGTCACCACGTGACGGCCTGGCCCGGGCTGTGCTCGAGTCTGCGGTCCGAGGCTCGCAAGGGGCGGATGCTGCCGATGACGATCGAGGTGGACGGCACCTTCCGCGGGCAGATCACCGTCGGCAACATCATTCGTGGCGCGCTCAGCTCCGCGTGGATCGGCTACTGGGTCGACAAGGCGGTGGGGGGACAGGGCGTGGCCACCGCCGCGCTCGCGCTGGGACTGGACCACTGCTTCGGACCCATGGGGCTGCACCGGGTGGACGCGACGGTCAGGCCCGAGAACCTCGCGAGCCGAGCGGTGCTGGAGCACGCGGGATTCCGTGAGGAGGGGCTGCTGCGCCGGTATCTCGACGTCGACGGCGAGTGGCGCGACCACCTGTTGGTCGCGATGACCGTCGAGGAGGTTCCCGGGTCGGTGTCCGACCGTCTGGTGCGCGCGGGCCGCGCCACGTGGGCGTGACCCGCGCGTCCCGAAGTCGGGTGGACGTCAGACGATGACCGGCGGCCCGTAGCTGACGACCACGTCGTCGGCCACGTCGGTGGACGCGGTGAAGAGGGCGTACGAGCGAATCGAGACCGTTCCGATCGCACTGTTGACCTCGAGGTGGATGTCGCGCAGCGTGATGGCGCACTGCATCGACCTGCACTCCTTCCGCTGCACCGGAACCGTCGCGATGGTGCCGGGGGTGATCTGCGTCGACAGATTGCCCTCCACCGGAGTCTCGACGCCCACCTCGAGCGCCTGCCCGTTGAACAGTTCCACCACCGGGGGGACCTCGGGATCCCCGGTGAGGATCAGGTTCTCGGACGTCTCCGGGATGTACACCACGCCCGGCGTGATCCCCGCGTTGCCGGTGATCACCGCGCCGTTGGAGATGTCGGCCTGGTAGCCGATCTGGTAGCCGACCTCGAGCACACCGCCCGTGAACGGGGCGCCGCCGTTGCCGCTGACGGTCGCCAGCGAGCGTCCACTCGCGAAGACGTCCCGGGTGAACTGGTTCCCGGACAGCGGCACCACGCTGTTGACGGATTGGCCCGTCTGGGTGACGTCGAGTTGCCACCCGTCGAAACTGACGGCATGGGCCGAGGTGTCGGGCTGGGAACTGACCGCGGCACCCGCGGAGCCCACGGTCACCGTCAGCGCGAGGGCGGCAGCGCCGGCGGCGACGGCGGTGCCGGACCGGACGAGCCTGCGGCGAAGGAGAGACCGGCGATTTCCGTGCATGGGAATTCCTCGTCTTCGTTCGTTTCGCGACCGGGGACGCCGGCCTCGGGGGCATTGATGGCGGGTCGACGACTGGTGGGTTTGTGTGCGATCGAGTATTGGCTCCCAATCACTCACGCGTAAGATTTTGGCGACTTGTTTTCATGAATTTCATAAAGGAACGCTAACGATTCGATGACGCGCGTCAATTGCGCCATTCGCGGCAAACCAGCCGAATTGGCATATTGGATAGCTTGCATTCTTCGCGTGGACGGAAAAGCGGGACCGCCGCGGCGCTGCGGTGCCCGGGGTCCCCGACGCCCCGCGCTACGGCACCCGAGCCCACCCGGCGTGAATCTCGAGGCTGCAATTTCGCTCTCGAGAGGTGATAATCGAGTGACGGGTGTGACACCTGCGAAAGGTGAGTCGGCGCGTCGGCGCCGACGCGAGGTCGGATGCCACTACCCTGAACGGGTCATTGGCGTCATACGTGCTGGTAGACGAATGGGAGGAGGGCCGCCGGAATGCCGAGTTCCTCGATCATCTGGGTCGCGCTCGTCGCTGTCTGGCTGTTCGTCCTTGTACCGATGCTCGTCAGCAGGCGGCCTCGCATCCGACAGACCACGGACGCGGCACTCGCCACTCGAGTGCTCTTCCGGGGTGGGGCGAGTCGGCCGGCACGCGGACCGGCGGCCGGACACCGCAGCGACCCCAACTGGCAGCACGGACCCACCAGTCAGAGCAGTGACACCCACGGCGACGACATGTACGGCACAGACGCGGAGGACCGAATGGACGTTCACGCCGATCCCGAGATGACGGACGACGCAGCCGATCGGACGCGCGGCGCAGCGCGGGACTTCGTCCCGAACCGGCGCGGGCGCGGTGGCTTCGACCCCGAGGCGGACGCGATCGCGCGGGCGGCCCGGTATCAGTTCCGCCAGCGCGCGGTCCTGGGGCTGGTGTTCGCGGCCCTGCTGACCGCCGGTCTCGCCGTCGCGCTCACATCGGTGATGTGGTCGGTGTTCGCCGTGGTGGCGTGCGCGCTCGTCGGATACCTCGCGTACCTGCGTCGCCAGGTCAATCTGGAGCAGGAGATCCGTCGTCGCCGGATGGCGCGCCTCGGACGCGCGCGCCTGGGTGTCGAGTCCGACTCCGACGACGAACTCCGCCTCGTGCCGTCACGGCTGCGTCGACCCGGCGCGGTCGTGCTCGAGGTCGACGACGGCGATCCGGCCTTCGATCATCTCGATCATTACGACGCCGAGGCGGTGGAGTACGGCGACCGTCGCGGCTACGACGGCTACGCCGACGGGCACGGCATGCGCCGCGCGTCCGGCATGTGACGTTCGAATGCACGGGGCGCCCGGTCACTTCGGTGGCCGGGCGCCCTTGTCGTTCGGCTCTTTTCGGCTCCTGACCAGCCGATTCGTCGATCGGGCCCGGGTGCTGTTAGAGTTTGCGAGCGGTCAGCGAAAGCGAGACCGTGGTTCGGGGCTGTGGCGCAGTTGGTAGCGCGCTTCGTTCGCATCGAAGAGGTCAGGGGTTCGATTCCCCTCAGCTCCACCACAAGAAGGCCCCTCCCTCGGGAGGGGCCTTCTTCGTGTCCGGGCTTCGTGTTTCGGGCTCTCGTGTCCCGGGCTGCTCGGCGCTCGTCCGGGCGCCCTCAGCGCGAGGCGTCCGGCGGAATCTCGGGCAGACCCTCGGCGGCCCGGAGTTTCTCCGCCAGCGTCGTCAGGAGCGCCTGCGATTCCTCCGACAGATCGAAGGCGCGGGTGGTGAGCCGGCGCAATCCGTAGCCCTGCAACTGCGACAGCAGTTCGAGGTCGTGGTCGACCTTCGCGGCGTAGATGTCGTTGAAGAAGTACGCCGGCTTGACCTTGAAGAATTTCGCGAATGCCGCGACCGTCTCGTCGGAGGGGTTGGTGCGCTGGCCGGACCGCAGCTGCGAGATGTACGGCTTGGAGATCTGATGCCCGTCCGCGACCAGAGCGTTCGCCACCTCGGCGTTCGTGTGGGGCTTTCGTCCCGGAGGGTGGACGGTGTCGAAGAGCTTGTTGAGCCGTGCAGCGAAGTCAGACATCGCGACGATAGTAGCACCGGAGGTAACCAACGGGTAGCTCACAAACAATGATCGGTCAATTGTTCGGCATGGTTCCGGATGACTACTTTCGTTCCCGCCGGTCGGTACATTGTTCGCCCAGTAGCCTCGCGATAGCTCACTGACGGAGCGGTATTCCGGCCCCGCCGTGGTCGGGTCCGTTCGGTACTACGCCTGGAAAAAACGGGTCACTGCGCGGAAACTGGGATTCATGGACCGCAGAATGAGCGACAACGAATTGCGTCGGGCGATTCGCGTGCTGCGCGAGCGCGCGGACGACGCGCGCAGCCATGGCCGCCCGGAGGACGCGGACGGCATCGAGAGGACCATCCGCGACTATCAGGACGAGATGACACAGCGTCTCTGACGAGATGACACAGCGTCTCTGACGAGGCGGCGCGGCGTCTCCGACGAGGCGCGTAGTGGCGTGCGCCACGTACACTGCCGACACGGATCGAATCGTGAAGTGAAGGTGGGGGAGCAGCGCGCAATGGCGATCACGACGCTCGACGGAAAGAAGTGCCTGATCACCGGTGCTGCCAGCGGGATCGGTCGCGCCACCGCGGTCGCCGCGGCGGGGCGAGGCGCCGAACTCTTCCTCACCGACGTCAACGAGGTGGGCCTCGCCGAGACGGTCGCCATCGTCGGCCGCGCGGGCGGCACCGTGAGCTTCTCTGCCGCGCTGGACATCTCGGACTTCGAGGCCGTCACCGCGTTCGCCGACGAGATCCACGAGCAGTTCGGCAGCCTCGACGTCGTCATGAACGTCGCCGGCATCTCCGCATGGGGCACCGTGGAGAATCTCGAGCATCGGCACTGGAAGTCGATGGTGGACGTGAATCTGATGGGGCCGATCCACGTCATCGAGCGGTTCGTGCCACCGATGATCGCCGCCGGCCGCGGCGGACATCTCGTCAACGTCTCGTCCGCGGCCGGTCTCCTGGCACTGCCCTGGCACGCCGCGTACAGCGCCGGCAAGTTCGGTCTGCGCGGGGTGTCGGAGGTGCTGCGGTACGACCTCAAACGGCACGGTATCGGGGTGAGCCTCGTCGTTCCCGGGGGCGTCCGGACGCCCCTGGTCGACACCGTCCAGATCGCGGGCGTCGATCGCTCCGATCCGCGGGTCCAGAAGCTCACCTGGCGGTTCGAGAAGCGCGCGGTCACACCCGAGAAGGTCGCCACCTGCATTCTCGCGGGGATCGAGAAGAACCGGTACCTGGTCTACACGTCGGGCGATGTCCGGTTCGGGTATTGGTGGGCCCGTAAGTTCGCACCGCCGTACGAGTTCGTGATGCAGAAGGCCAACGACCGGTTCAGCAAGCTGCTCTAGGGGCCTGCTGCCGGGAGCCGGCCGGTGCGGCGGAGCGCAGCGCTCCGCTGTGCATCTCGTACGCCGCGTCGACGAGATCGAGTTGGCTCAGATCGTGGGTCACCATGACCGTCGCGACCGACCGTTCGCGGCTGAGTTCGGCCAACAGCGCGACGATCTCCCGGCTCCGCTCCTCGTCCAGCGCCGAGGTCGGCTCGTCCACCAGCAGCACCGCGGGATCGTTCACGAGGGACCGAGCGATCGCCACCCGCTGCCGCTGGCCACCGGACAGCTGGTTGGGCCGCCGGTCCAGTTGGCCTTCCAGACCCAGGCTGCAGAGCAGTTCGCGGGCGCGGGCGCGGCCGTCCCGGACCGAGCCGCCGCCGAGATGGGTGATCATCAGCAGTTGCTCGGTGGCGGTGAGCGACGGCAGCAGATTCGACTGTTGGAAGACGAAGCCGAGCTTCTCGCGGCGCACGTCGGTGCGCTCGCCGCGGTCCAACCCGGTCACGTCCGTCCCGTCGATCGCCACCGTGCCGGCATCCGGTGCGGTGAGTAGCCCGGCGACGGCGAGCAGGCTGGACTTACCGGAGCCGGACGGTCCGGTGACCGCCACCAGTTGTCCTAGGGCCACGTGCAGGTCGACGTCGTCGAGGGCGCGGAGGCGGCTGTCGCCGTCGGGGTAGGTGAGGACGATGTCGCGGAGGTCGATGCTCATCGAGCGGTCCTTTCGGGGACGTGGGTGGGGCGGGGGGTCAGCGGGCGTTCGCGAGCGCGGTCTGCGGGTCGATCGAGACGATGCGCGCCAGGGCCGCGGCGGCGCCGATCATGCCCATCACGATGAGGGCGGCGAAGGGGACCAGAGTGCCCGACACCGTCAGCGTGAACGGGACGAACCGGGATGCGATGGCGCCCAGTCCCACTGCGGCGAGGCTGCCCAGTCCGGCGCCGAGGGTCAGCACGATCAGGGACTGCCCGAGCGCGTCCTTCAACAGGTACTTCGTGGAGGCACCGACGGCCTTGAGGACCGCGAGGTCCTGGCCGCGCTGGATGGTCCAGACGGTGAAGAACGCGCCGACGACCAGAGCGCTGACGGTCATCAGCATGGCCTGCATGAGCAGCAGCGATCCGCGCTCGGAGGTGTACGAGCCGATGGCCGCGAGCGCGCCCTTCTCGTCGGTGACGGCCGTCCCGGACGCCGCCGCCGCGCGGTCGCCGTCGAAGCCTCCGGTCGTGCGCAGTGCGATCACGGTGCCGTCGCTGCCGCCGGCCGACGGCAACGACGCCCAGGCGCCGTGGTCGATCCACACCACCGGCTGATGACTGTAGAACGCGTCGTCGACGAGTGCGGCCACCTCGAAATTGCTGCCGCCGATCGCGATCCGACTGCCCACGCCCCAACCGTTGTCGTGCGCGAGGTCGGCGTCCACCGCCGCGGAATGCGCGTCGAGTGGCACGGGCGAGACGAACGAGCTGCCGTCGACGCCGAACGCGGAGGCCGCGACGTCCCGGGTGCCGGTGGAGATTCGGACCGGTGCGATGCCGACGAGGGCGGCGGCGTCGACACCCTCCGCGGCGGCAAGTGCGTCACGCTGCTGTGCGGACACGGAGGATTCGCCGAAGGACAGTGCCTGACCGTCGGCCGGCTCGCCGAACGCGAAGTGGTCCGCGCCCAGCTGCTGCACGGCGGCGACGGACTGGTTACCCAGTCCCGAGGTGAGTCCGGACAGCATGACGACCATCAGGGAGATCAGAAACAGCGCCGAGCTCATGAGTGCGAACCGGCCCTTGGCGAAACGGAGGTCTCGGATACTGAGGAACATGTGATCCAGCCTCGTCCGGACGCCCGCCGGCGGCATCGCGCATCGGTTGGGTTCCACGCTCCATCGAAAGTTGGAGATCCCTGGTCACGGCCACGATTGCCCGGTCGGCGGTGTTAGCGTGAATGCAATGCGGAACCCTGACGACTACCACGGCGACACGGCGCACCGTGGTGGCGTGGCACCCGTGTTGCGCGTCATGCAGATCGGTGCGCACGCCCTCTTCGTGGCGCTGTTGGCCGTCGGGACCGGGCGGGCCCTGGCCGCCGACGACGGACGCTGGTGGATTCCGGTGCTCGCGCTGGCCGAACTGGGCTGGTACGGGTCGGGTGTCGTCTTCGCGAGACGTAGCCGCGACACCGGTGCGTCCGCGGGACGGCTGTGGCTCGGTGTCCTGGTGCTCGGCTGGCTGGTGCTGGTGCTCGCGAGTCCCGACTTCGTGTGGCTGTCGTTCGCGTTGTTCTTCCTCTGTTTCCATCTGCTGTCGGTCCCGCAGGCGCTCGGGGCGACGGTCGCCCTGACCGCGGTGTCGGTCTCCGCGAGCCTGTGGCACGGCGTGACCAACACGACCGCGTCGATCGTGGGGCCGGCGATCGGCGCGGCCGTCGCGGCCGGCATGGCGGTGGTGTACCAGCAGTTGGTGCAGGAGGCGTCCGAGCGTCAGTCGCTGGTGGACGAACTGACCGAGGCGCATCGCGAGTTGCTGGGGGCGCAGGACGAACTGGTTGCGTTGCAACGTGAATCCGGTGCGCTCGCCGAACGGTCGCGGCTGGCGCGCGACATCCACGACACCCTCGCCCAGGGCTTCTCGTCGATTCTGCTGCTGGCCCGGGCCGGGGCCCGCAACTCCGAGCCGGTGCCGATCTTCGACCAGATCGCCGAGACCGCGCAGCAGAACCTCATCGAGGCGCGGCGGGTGGTCGCGGCACTGGCGCCCGCGGACCTCGAGACGGCGCCGCTCGAGTCGGCGCTGCGCCGCCTGCTCGATCGATTGACCGACCAGACCGGCATCGCCGGCGAACTGATCACCGACGGAGAGGCGGTCGCGCTGCCGATGGACTACGACGTGGCCCTGTTGCGCGTCGCGCAGAGTGCGCTCGCGAACGTACGGCTGCACTCGCACGCGCAGCGGGTACGGGTGACGCTCGGTCACGCCGGCGACGAGGTTCGACTCGACATCGTCGACGACGGTGTCGGTTTCGATGCGCGTGAGGCCGGCGGGTTCGGTCTGCGCGCGATGCGTGACCGGCTGGCGGAGCTCGGCGGGACGCTGGTCGTCGAATCCGCTCCCGGCGACGGAACCGCCGTGGCGGCAACACTTCCCGTCGGGAGGG is part of the Rhodococcus sp. SGAir0479 genome and encodes:
- a CDS encoding 5-formyltetrahydrofolate cyclo-ligase; translation: MKALSKPEWRTHVLSERRGLDPETRAAEAAALVSSVTPAADALAAHRDGRTVCAYVPVGSEPGSLAMLDALRRAGRRVLVPVTGEPGPLEWAEFTGSENLVTASYGLREPSGRALSFAEVGSAAVVFVPALAVDRRGVRLGRGAGFYDRTLGLVTPGTALVAVVRDSELVPSLPADPHDVAMTHALTPGHGLVRLGPAGSEPE
- a CDS encoding UTP--glucose-1-phosphate uridylyltransferase, producing MTDAVTNDNRCFRTAVVPAAGMGTRFLPATKTVPKELLPVVDTPGIELVAGEAADSGANRLVIVTSPGKDGVVAHFVEDLVLESKLEASGKYHLLEKVRKAPGLLEVDSVIQEEPLGLGHAVGCAEAVLDDDEDAIAVLLPDDLVMPRGVLETMARVRAKRGGTVLCAIDVPKEQVSAYGVFEVETVPDATNPDVLKVTGMVEKPAMEDAPSTFAAAGRYLLDRAIFDALRRITPGAGGELQLTDAIALLISEGHPVHVVVHRGTRHDLGNPGGYLRAAVDFALDSEEYGPSLREWLTDRLQQPSAE
- the glp gene encoding molybdotransferase-like divisome protein Glp, which codes for MRSVEEQQSRVTAAAVAPRPVRVAISEAQGLLCAEEVVTERPLPGFDQAAIDGYAVRSVDVLAAGTDIRGEDGEPTELTLPVVGEVTAGSRQPIRLQPRQAVRVDTGAPLPTLADAVLPMDRTDGGHARVKVYKPVRSGDYVRRAGDDVQPGDVAVRAGTIIGAAQVGLLAAVGRDKVLVHPRPRLSVISVGGELVDIDRTPGPGQVYDVNSYALAAAARDAGADVNRVGIATMDPRRLREVVEGQLIRSEIVVIAGAVGGGASDEVREALADLGDLEVERVAMHPGSVQGFGQLGRDEVPTFLLPSNPVSALVVFEVMVRPLIRIALGRRQPMRRIVTARTVAPITSIANRKGFLRGQLMRDETTGEYLVQALGGAPGASSHLLATLAEANCLVLVDPEVTEIRSGEEVEVAFLAQRG
- a CDS encoding GNAT family N-acetyltransferase, coding for MAVHPGWPARLGPLRVAAGRVTLRPIRLRDAAVWSRMRIDNRAELEPWEPTGQAPWADRHHVTAWPGLCSSLRSEARKGRMLPMTIEVDGTFRGQITVGNIIRGALSSAWIGYWVDKAVGGQGVATAALALGLDHCFGPMGLHRVDATVRPENLASRAVLEHAGFREEGLLRRYLDVDGEWRDHLLVAMTVEEVPGSVSDRLVRAGRATWA
- a CDS encoding MspA family porin; this translates as MHGNRRSLLRRRLVRSGTAVAAGAAALALTVTVGSAGAAVSSQPDTSAHAVSFDGWQLDVTQTGQSVNSVVPLSGNQFTRDVFASGRSLATVSGNGGAPFTGGVLEVGYQIGYQADISNGAVITGNAGITPGVVYIPETSENLILTGDPEVPPVVELFNGQALEVGVETPVEGNLSTQITPGTIATVPVQRKECRSMQCAITLRDIHLEVNSAIGTVSIRSYALFTASTDVADDVVVSYGPPVIV
- the sepX gene encoding divisome protein SepX/GlpR, whose protein sequence is MPSSSIIWVALVAVWLFVLVPMLVSRRPRIRQTTDAALATRVLFRGGASRPARGPAAGHRSDPNWQHGPTSQSSDTHGDDMYGTDAEDRMDVHADPEMTDDAADRTRGAARDFVPNRRGRGGFDPEADAIARAARYQFRQRAVLGLVFAALLTAGLAVALTSVMWSVFAVVACALVGYLAYLRRQVNLEQEIRRRRMARLGRARLGVESDSDDELRLVPSRLRRPGAVVLEVDDGDPAFDHLDHYDAEAVEYGDRRGYDGYADGHGMRRASGM
- a CDS encoding helix-turn-helix domain-containing protein, giving the protein MSDFAARLNKLFDTVHPPGRKPHTNAEVANALVADGHQISKPYISQLRSGQRTNPSDETVAAFAKFFKVKPAYFFNDIYAAKVDHDLELLSQLQGYGLRRLTTRAFDLSEESQALLTTLAEKLRAAEGLPEIPPDASR
- a CDS encoding SDR family oxidoreductase; translation: MAITTLDGKKCLITGAASGIGRATAVAAAGRGAELFLTDVNEVGLAETVAIVGRAGGTVSFSAALDISDFEAVTAFADEIHEQFGSLDVVMNVAGISAWGTVENLEHRHWKSMVDVNLMGPIHVIERFVPPMIAAGRGGHLVNVSSAAGLLALPWHAAYSAGKFGLRGVSEVLRYDLKRHGIGVSLVVPGGVRTPLVDTVQIAGVDRSDPRVQKLTWRFEKRAVTPEKVATCILAGIEKNRYLVYTSGDVRFGYWWARKFAPPYEFVMQKANDRFSKLL
- a CDS encoding ABC transporter ATP-binding protein, which translates into the protein MSIDLRDIVLTYPDGDSRLRALDDVDLHVALGQLVAVTGPSGSGKSSLLAVAGLLTAPDAGTVAIDGTDVTGLDRGERTDVRREKLGFVFQQSNLLPSLTATEQLLMITHLGGGSVRDGRARARELLCSLGLEGQLDRRPNQLSGGQRQRVAIARSLVNDPAVLLVDEPTSALDEERSREIVALLAELSRERSVATVMVTHDLSQLDLVDAAYEMHSGALRSAAPAGSRQQAPRAAC
- a CDS encoding ABC transporter permease, whose translation is MFLSIRDLRFAKGRFALMSSALFLISLMVVMLSGLTSGLGNQSVAAVQQLGADHFAFGEPADGQALSFGESSVSAQQRDALAAAEGVDAAALVGIAPVRISTGTRDVAASAFGVDGSSFVSPVPLDAHSAAVDADLAHDNGWGVGSRIAIGGSNFEVAALVDDAFYSHQPVVWIDHGAWASLPSAGGSDGTVIALRTTGGFDGDRAAAASGTAVTDEKGALAAIGSYTSERGSLLLMQAMLMTVSALVVGAFFTVWTIQRGQDLAVLKAVGASTKYLLKDALGQSLIVLTLGAGLGSLAAVGLGAIASRFVPFTLTVSGTLVPFAALIVMGMIGAAAALARIVSIDPQTALANAR
- a CDS encoding sensor histidine kinase — translated: MRNPDDYHGDTAHRGGVAPVLRVMQIGAHALFVALLAVGTGRALAADDGRWWIPVLALAELGWYGSGVVFARRSRDTGASAGRLWLGVLVLGWLVLVLASPDFVWLSFALFFLCFHLLSVPQALGATVALTAVSVSASLWHGVTNTTASIVGPAIGAAVAAGMAVVYQQLVQEASERQSLVDELTEAHRELLGAQDELVALQRESGALAERSRLARDIHDTLAQGFSSILLLARAGARNSEPVPIFDQIAETAQQNLIEARRVVAALAPADLETAPLESALRRLLDRLTDQTGIAGELITDGEAVALPMDYDVALLRVAQSALANVRLHSHAQRVRVTLGHAGDEVRLDIVDDGVGFDAREAGGFGLRAMRDRLAELGGTLVVESAPGDGTAVAATLPVGRAV